In Candidatus Desulforudis audaxviator MP104C, a genomic segment contains:
- a CDS encoding TldD/PmbA family protein, whose amino-acid sequence MVDKDLLKETLTVAMSRGGDFADIFVESRQVTAIGLEDGKVERTQSGTEAGAGVRVWSGDATAYAYTNELDREGLLRAARIAAQALGNGRKDVTVDLATAKPQVTFRVRELPGDVAAERKAEMVQEADRSARAVDTEHIKQVMAGYGDVVQDVVIANSTGMHVEDRRVRTRFVVQAVAAGHGVIQTGVEAAAGIVGFELFDTHDPRRMGATAAERAKALLSAAPAPSGRMPVVLSGTAGGTMVHEACGHGLEADLVQKGLSVYGGKEGQEVAAPTITVIDDATLADRYGSYAFDDEGVPARPVTLIREGVLEDYLYDRLSAKKNGRESNGHGRRESYQHRPIPRMANTYIAAGKDSPDEILREAGNGLLVRKMGGGQVNTTTGDFVFEVAEGYLIRDGQIGPMVRGATLTGNGPEVLRRVVMVGSDLGFTIGTCGKDGQGVPVSDAQPTMLVGRNRKDSPIVVGGTRQMGDGPEVRAVRGLVDEEFSGWRPRRIRRL is encoded by the coding sequence TTGGTTGACAAGGACTTGTTGAAAGAGACGCTCACCGTGGCCATGTCCCGGGGGGGCGACTTCGCGGACATTTTCGTGGAGTCCAGGCAGGTCACCGCCATCGGCTTGGAAGACGGCAAGGTCGAGCGGACGCAGTCGGGCACCGAGGCGGGCGCGGGCGTGCGGGTGTGGTCCGGGGACGCCACGGCCTACGCCTACACGAACGAACTTGACCGGGAGGGCCTGCTGCGGGCGGCGCGCATTGCGGCTCAAGCCCTCGGGAACGGGCGAAAGGACGTGACCGTAGACCTAGCTACCGCCAAGCCGCAGGTGACCTTCCGGGTGCGGGAGCTGCCCGGGGATGTCGCCGCGGAACGGAAGGCGGAGATGGTGCAGGAGGCCGACCGCAGCGCCCGGGCGGTGGACACCGAACACATCAAACAAGTAATGGCCGGGTACGGGGATGTGGTTCAGGACGTGGTGATCGCAAACAGCACCGGCATGCACGTGGAAGACCGTCGCGTCCGTACCCGCTTCGTGGTTCAGGCTGTTGCCGCCGGTCACGGGGTGATCCAGACCGGCGTCGAGGCAGCGGCCGGTATTGTGGGTTTTGAACTTTTTGACACCCACGACCCCCGGCGGATGGGCGCTACGGCCGCTGAACGGGCGAAAGCGCTTTTGAGCGCTGCGCCCGCCCCCTCTGGACGCATGCCGGTGGTCCTTTCCGGAACGGCGGGGGGAACCATGGTGCATGAGGCGTGCGGCCACGGGTTGGAGGCCGATCTGGTCCAGAAGGGGCTTTCGGTTTACGGGGGAAAAGAGGGACAGGAGGTGGCCGCGCCCACGATTACGGTGATTGATGACGCCACGCTGGCGGACCGGTACGGCTCGTATGCGTTTGATGACGAAGGGGTGCCGGCCCGGCCGGTGACCCTTATCCGGGAAGGCGTCCTCGAAGATTACCTCTATGACCGGTTATCGGCCAAAAAGAACGGGCGGGAGTCAAACGGGCACGGGCGCCGGGAATCTTACCAGCACCGGCCGATCCCCAGGATGGCCAACACCTATATCGCCGCGGGAAAGGATTCCCCGGACGAAATCCTGCGTGAAGCCGGGAACGGGCTCCTGGTCCGGAAGATGGGGGGCGGCCAGGTGAACACGACCACCGGGGATTTCGTGTTCGAGGTGGCTGAGGGGTACTTGATTCGTGACGGGCAGATCGGGCCGATGGTCCGGGGTGCGACCCTGACCGGCAACGGTCCGGAAGTCCTGCGACGGGTGGTCATGGTCGGTTCCGACCTGGGGTTCACTATCGGGACCTGCGGCAAGGACGGTCAAGGGGTGCCGGTGAGCGACGCCCAACCGACGATGCTGGTGGGCAGAAACCGCAAAGACTCCCCGATAGTGGTGGGCGGCACCCGGCAGATGGGGGATGGCCCCGAGGTGCGGGCGGTCAGGGGGCTTGTGGACGAGGAGTTTTCCGGTTGGCGTCCGAGGCGGATTCGCCGGCTCTAG
- a CDS encoding TldD/PmbA family protein, which yields MSDTDFLATAAGAVEAALGAGADAAEAYLTSGTSIEIEVRDGRVETTKSAAEKGLGLRVFRGRRFGYAYTTDLSPGGLKEMARRAVACAALTAEDEFHRLPDPVPAYPEVDIFDPRLPEKKIDEKIELARRMEEVARAYDPRVTIVESATYQDGLVEVGIVSSANVSAYYRGSACGLYIALTAREGEDHQTGFALDFKPRFADLNPEEVGREAAQRAVRMLGARSQAGMQVPVVFDPYVMVSLLGVLAPALTAEAVQKGRSLLAGRVGEAVASEHVTIVDDGTLEGGVRSAPFDGEGVPSSRSVLIEKGLLQGYLYNTYTAAKDGVSSTGNGVRSSYKGVPEVGTTNFFLAPGEKSPEELIGEIDTGFYVGEVMGMHTANPISGDFSVGATGLWIENGRLVRPVRGLAIAGNIGELLKAVDAVGKDLRFFGGKGAPTVRISRLSVSG from the coding sequence ATGTCGGACACTGATTTTCTGGCCACCGCTGCCGGCGCCGTGGAAGCGGCGCTCGGGGCGGGTGCCGATGCAGCCGAAGCTTACTTGACGAGCGGCACCAGTATTGAGATCGAGGTCCGGGACGGCCGAGTTGAAACCACCAAGAGTGCGGCCGAAAAGGGGTTGGGACTGCGGGTTTTCCGGGGCCGCCGGTTCGGGTACGCCTATACCACTGACTTATCGCCCGGAGGGTTGAAGGAGATGGCCCGCCGGGCAGTGGCATGCGCCGCCCTGACCGCCGAGGACGAATTCCACCGTCTGCCTGATCCGGTCCCGGCATACCCGGAGGTCGATATCTTCGACCCCCGGCTGCCGGAGAAGAAAATTGACGAGAAGATTGAACTCGCCCGGCGGATGGAGGAAGTGGCGCGTGCCTACGATCCCCGGGTGACCATTGTAGAGAGTGCGACCTACCAGGATGGCCTGGTCGAGGTTGGGATTGTCAGCAGCGCGAACGTGTCCGCCTACTACCGGGGGTCGGCGTGCGGGCTGTACATCGCGCTGACCGCCCGGGAAGGTGAGGATCACCAGACGGGTTTCGCCCTGGACTTCAAACCCCGCTTTGCCGATCTGAACCCGGAAGAGGTGGGCCGGGAAGCCGCCCAACGGGCGGTGCGCATGCTTGGGGCGCGCTCCCAGGCGGGAATGCAAGTGCCGGTGGTTTTCGACCCCTACGTGATGGTCAGTCTCCTGGGGGTACTGGCCCCGGCTCTGACGGCCGAGGCGGTCCAGAAGGGCCGTTCGCTGCTTGCGGGTCGCGTAGGCGAAGCGGTGGCCTCCGAACACGTGACCATTGTCGACGACGGCACCCTTGAGGGTGGAGTGCGGTCGGCACCGTTTGACGGGGAAGGAGTCCCCTCGTCCCGTTCGGTCCTGATCGAAAAGGGACTCCTGCAGGGATACCTTTATAACACCTACACGGCGGCGAAGGACGGGGTGAGTTCCACCGGCAACGGGGTGCGATCGTCTTATAAAGGCGTGCCCGAGGTGGGCACCACGAATTTCTTCCTGGCCCCGGGAGAGAAGAGCCCGGAGGAACTGATCGGTGAGATTGATACGGGCTTCTACGTGGGTGAGGTAATGGGCATGCACACCGCCAATCCGATTTCCGGAGATTTCTCGGTGGGTGCCACCGGACTCTGGATCGAAAACGGCCGGTTGGTTCGTCCGGTTCGGGGACTGGCGATCGCCGGGAACATCGGGGAGTTGCTGAAGGCAGTGGACGCGGTCGGAAAAGACCTGCGCTTCTTTGGGGGCAAGGGAGCGCCGACGGTGCGCATCAGCAGGCTTTCCGTCAGTGGTTGA
- the aroQ gene encoding type II 3-dehydroquinate dehydratase yields the protein MRVLVLHGPNLNLLGRRETGIYGNETLADIDARLQELASELGVDLECFQSNSEAALIERLHGAPGTVDAVVFNPAGFTHYSIALRDAVAAVGLPVVEVHLTNIHAREEFRHRSVIAPVAAGQISGFGTAGYLLGLRAAVELVSRGKMSRA from the coding sequence TTGCGCGTACTGGTGCTGCACGGCCCGAATCTGAATCTCCTGGGCCGGCGGGAGACCGGGATCTACGGTAATGAGACCCTGGCGGACATCGACGCCCGGTTGCAGGAACTGGCGTCCGAACTGGGCGTGGACCTCGAGTGCTTCCAGTCCAACTCGGAGGCGGCGTTGATCGAGCGCCTGCACGGCGCTCCCGGCACCGTGGACGCGGTGGTGTTCAATCCCGCGGGCTTCACCCACTACAGCATCGCCCTGCGGGACGCGGTGGCGGCGGTGGGCCTGCCGGTGGTGGAGGTGCACCTGACCAACATTCACGCCCGGGAGGAGTTTCGCCACCGGTCGGTGATTGCTCCGGTCGCGGCGGGACAAATCAGCGGTTTCGGAACGGCGGGTTACCTGCTGGGACTGCGGGCGGCCGTCGAACTGGTTTCGCGTGGGAAAATGAGTCGTGCTTAA
- a CDS encoding M24 family metallopeptidase has product MLKRVERVKQLISKSGLDALIVTGRDNVRYLSGFTGSAGVLLVSAEKALLFTDSRYVTQAAEEAYAFEIMEIEKTWPEHLAEILSEHRDMAVGFESEHVTHQQFLRMAEVLAAVELKPVKDMVEGLRAVKEEPEIEKIRRAVSLVDEAFAEILDYIEAGRSEREIALELEFHLRHRGAERIAFETIVASGARAALPHGAASGKLLEHGDLVVMDFGAVCNGYCSDFTRTVLVGGAPEPWQEEIFEVVLEAQGAGIAAVRAGVPASEVDRVVREVIAGRGYGDYFGHGSGHGLGLQVHELPRLDRFSTETLEAGMVVTVEPGIYLPGRGGVRIEDVVVVRENGAEVLTGTAKDRLFSV; this is encoded by the coding sequence GTGCTTAAGCGGGTGGAACGCGTAAAACAGTTGATCAGCAAGTCCGGGTTGGACGCCCTGATCGTCACCGGACGGGACAATGTCCGCTACTTGAGCGGTTTCACCGGTTCCGCCGGGGTACTGCTGGTCAGCGCCGAAAAAGCTTTGCTGTTCACCGATTCGAGATACGTCACGCAAGCCGCTGAAGAGGCGTACGCTTTTGAGATCATGGAGATCGAAAAAACGTGGCCGGAGCATCTAGCCGAAATCTTGTCGGAGCACCGGGACATGGCCGTGGGGTTTGAGAGCGAGCATGTCACCCACCAGCAGTTCCTGCGGATGGCGGAGGTCCTGGCGGCCGTGGAGCTTAAGCCGGTGAAGGATATGGTCGAGGGCTTGCGAGCGGTAAAGGAAGAACCCGAGATCGAGAAGATCCGGCGGGCGGTCAGCTTGGTGGATGAAGCCTTCGCCGAGATTCTGGATTACATCGAGGCGGGCCGGTCGGAGCGCGAGATCGCCCTGGAACTGGAGTTTCACCTGCGGCACCGCGGAGCGGAACGGATAGCCTTCGAGACAATTGTGGCTTCCGGGGCCCGCGCGGCGCTGCCGCACGGGGCGGCATCGGGGAAACTGCTGGAGCACGGTGACCTGGTGGTGATGGACTTCGGGGCGGTCTGTAACGGCTACTGCTCTGATTTCACCCGCACCGTGCTGGTCGGAGGCGCGCCCGAGCCCTGGCAGGAGGAGATCTTCGAGGTTGTGCTTGAGGCACAGGGGGCCGGTATCGCTGCGGTACGGGCCGGCGTTCCGGCGAGCGAGGTGGACCGCGTGGTCCGGGAAGTGATCGCCGGCCGCGGCTACGGAGATTATTTTGGGCACGGTTCCGGGCACGGGCTGGGGCTGCAGGTTCACGAACTGCCACGCCTGGACCGGTTCAGTACGGAGACCCTAGAAGCCGGCATGGTGGTCACGGTTGAACCGGGCATCTACCTGCCCGGGCGGGGCGGCGTGCGCATCGAGGACGTGGTGGTGGTCCGGGAGAATGGTGCCGAGGTCCTGACCGGCACCGCCAAGGACCGATTGTTTAGCGTCTAG
- the efp gene encoding elongation factor P, with translation MISTNEFRTGLTVEVDGDPCQVIEFMHVKPGKGSPFVRAKLKNLRTGAIAERTFNAGEKLPRAILERKEMQYLYNDGANYYLMDNETYDQVGLSAGQLGDGVKYLKENMIINVVYHRGQVLGVDLPNTVELTVIETTPGIRGDTASGGSKPAVLETGVVLQVPLFVEEGDVIQVDTRSGAYIKRA, from the coding sequence TTGATCTCCACTAACGAATTTCGCACCGGTCTGACCGTGGAAGTCGACGGGGACCCGTGCCAGGTCATCGAGTTCATGCACGTGAAACCGGGCAAAGGCTCGCCTTTTGTCCGGGCCAAGCTCAAGAACCTGCGCACCGGGGCCATCGCCGAGCGGACCTTCAACGCCGGGGAGAAACTCCCCCGGGCGATTCTGGAGCGCAAGGAGATGCAGTACCTCTACAATGACGGCGCAAACTACTATCTGATGGACAACGAAACCTACGACCAGGTGGGATTGAGCGCCGGTCAATTGGGGGACGGCGTGAAGTACCTGAAGGAAAACATGATCATCAACGTGGTCTACCACCGGGGCCAGGTCCTGGGCGTTGACCTGCCCAATACCGTCGAACTCACCGTAATTGAAACCACCCCGGGCATCAGGGGCGATACGGCTTCCGGCGGTTCGAAACCGGCCGTTCTGGAGACCGGCGTGGTGCTCCAGGTGCCCCTGTTCGTGGAGGAAGGGGACGTAATCCAGGTGGATACTCGTTCCGGCGCCTACATAAAACGAGCCTGA
- a CDS encoding CD1247 N-terminal domain-containing protein, with product MTRLKARVAYLQGLAAGLEMPADSKEARLLEGIVEILGEFAETVDDLEVSQERLEDYLESIDEDLYGLERDIYPDEDEHGIDTQYLDVVCPECEETVGLDDRLAEDGGISMVNCPHCEGEISVKHNPGRMDAPDNRNETH from the coding sequence ATGACAAGACTTAAGGCCCGTGTGGCCTACTTGCAGGGCCTCGCCGCAGGCCTGGAAATGCCGGCCGATTCCAAAGAGGCCCGGCTCCTGGAGGGAATCGTTGAAATCCTGGGTGAGTTTGCGGAGACGGTGGATGATCTCGAAGTGTCCCAGGAGCGGCTGGAGGATTACCTGGAGAGCATTGACGAAGATCTTTACGGACTGGAGAGAGACATCTATCCCGACGAGGACGAGCATGGCATTGACACCCAGTACCTGGACGTCGTATGCCCGGAGTGCGAAGAGACGGTCGGTCTGGATGACCGTCTGGCCGAGGACGGCGGCATTTCGATGGTCAATTGTCCCCACTGCGAGGGTGAGATTTCCGTGAAGCACAACCCGGGGCGTATGGACGCCCCCGACAACAGAAACGAAACCCACTAG
- the spoIIIAA gene encoding stage III sporulation protein AA, translating into MPASQSGGRTHGDVLGYFPALLRSILERLPPSLWSELEEIRLRVGKPLVLGSARGEIMVGADGRAVAEPHQAYRVGEDDVARTVELVTGSSLYAVEDELRQGFVTVPGGHRVGLAGRVVTDGGAVRTMKHLSGVNFRISREVPGAADRVLPWLVHGSRATYNTLIISPPGCGKTTLLRDLVRQFSAGVPRLGFAGLTVGVVDERSEIAGCYRGVPQLDVGPRTDVLDGCPKAEGMMMLLRAFSPDVIATDEIGRREDVTALEEMLNAGVKILATAHAASLDELRGRPVLRYILRRRIIERFVILEYARGPGALKAIIDGHTQRPMGVSACSS; encoded by the coding sequence ATGCCTGCAAGTCAGTCTGGCGGCCGAACGCACGGGGATGTTTTGGGCTACTTCCCGGCCCTTCTCCGGAGCATACTTGAGCGGCTGCCCCCGTCCCTCTGGTCAGAACTGGAGGAAATCCGGCTCAGGGTTGGAAAACCCCTGGTTCTGGGCAGCGCCCGCGGTGAAATCATGGTGGGGGCCGACGGCCGGGCCGTAGCCGAACCGCATCAGGCCTACCGGGTGGGGGAAGACGATGTGGCCCGGACGGTCGAGTTGGTGACCGGTTCCTCGCTGTACGCGGTGGAAGACGAACTCCGTCAGGGGTTTGTCACCGTTCCGGGAGGGCATCGGGTTGGGCTGGCGGGCCGGGTGGTCACCGACGGGGGTGCGGTGCGGACCATGAAACATCTCTCTGGGGTGAACTTCCGGATCAGCCGGGAGGTACCGGGGGCTGCGGACCGGGTGTTGCCCTGGCTGGTGCACGGTTCGCGGGCAACTTACAACACTCTGATCATTTCCCCGCCGGGCTGCGGCAAAACCACCCTGTTGCGGGACCTGGTGCGCCAGTTTTCCGCCGGGGTCCCCCGGCTCGGGTTCGCTGGCCTGACGGTGGGGGTGGTTGACGAGCGTTCGGAAATCGCCGGCTGTTACCGGGGCGTTCCTCAATTGGATGTCGGCCCCCGCACCGATGTTCTGGACGGCTGCCCCAAAGCGGAGGGGATGATGATGCTGCTCCGGGCGTTTTCCCCGGACGTGATCGCGACTGATGAGATCGGGCGGCGCGAGGATGTGACGGCGCTTGAGGAAATGCTGAACGCGGGCGTGAAGATTCTGGCCACCGCTCACGCCGCGTCGCTGGACGAGTTGCGGGGCCGGCCGGTGCTGCGCTACATCCTGCGCCGACGCATCATCGAGCGGTTCGTGATTCTGGAGTACGCGCGCGGCCCGGGAGCACTGAAGGCGATCATCGACGGGCACACGCAGCGACCCATGGGGGTGTCCGCATGTTCAAGCTAG
- the spoIIIAB gene encoding stage III sporulation protein SpoIIIAB, which translates to MFKLAGAVILIGSAGALGLLVARGYARRPHELRAMHSALNLLETEIVYAAAPLAEALEQVGSRAEKCVSGLFIRAQAELAAGAGTTAQEAWEWALAQYQPDSYLRPEDLAVLEGVGKVLGTSDRQDQARHLRVARERLQAQILKAEDEARRNVRLWRYLGFFAGCAVVLILV; encoded by the coding sequence ATGTTCAAGCTAGCCGGGGCGGTGATCTTGATCGGCTCGGCCGGGGCCCTGGGATTGCTGGTGGCCCGGGGTTACGCGCGCCGCCCGCACGAACTGCGGGCCATGCACTCCGCCCTGAACCTGCTGGAGACCGAGATCGTTTACGCGGCCGCCCCATTGGCCGAAGCCCTGGAACAGGTCGGCAGCCGGGCGGAAAAGTGCGTATCCGGATTGTTTATCCGGGCCCAGGCCGAGCTGGCCGCCGGAGCGGGCACCACGGCGCAGGAGGCCTGGGAGTGGGCGCTGGCGCAGTACCAGCCGGACTCGTATCTCCGGCCTGAGGACCTGGCGGTCCTGGAGGGGGTGGGGAAGGTGCTTGGCACCTCCGACCGTCAGGATCAGGCCCGGCACCTGCGAGTGGCGCGCGAACGGCTCCAGGCGCAGATCCTGAAGGCCGAGGACGAGGCCCGGCGCAACGTCAGGCTGTGGAGGTACCTGGGGTTCTTTGCCGGCTGTGCGGTAGTGTTGATTCTAGTCTGA
- the spoIIIAC gene encoding stage III sporulation protein AC, whose protein sequence is MNVSIDLIFKIAGVGLLTAVLHSLLKHAGKEDQAHLATLAGVAIVLMWVIELLGNLFAQVKTVFRLF, encoded by the coding sequence GTGAACGTAAGCATCGACCTGATCTTCAAGATTGCCGGAGTCGGCCTTCTCACCGCGGTACTCCATTCGTTGCTGAAGCATGCCGGCAAGGAAGACCAGGCCCACCTGGCCACCTTGGCCGGGGTGGCGATTGTCCTGATGTGGGTGATTGAATTGCTCGGCAACCTTTTTGCCCAGGTGAAGACGGTATTCCGGTTGTTCTAG
- the spoIIIAD gene encoding stage III sporulation protein AD has product MEITQIVGFGLVAAVLVVILRQYKPEIALLVSLAAGIMLFMMVLGKIGAIVEVLKDLSNRANVNLVYLGVILKIVGIAYIADFGAQLCRDAGEGALAAKIEFAAKILILVLAIPIVMAVLDILMKILG; this is encoded by the coding sequence GTGGAAATCACCCAAATTGTAGGGTTTGGCCTGGTGGCGGCCGTCCTGGTAGTCATCCTGAGACAGTACAAGCCTGAAATCGCGCTCCTGGTGAGCCTCGCCGCCGGGATTATGCTCTTTATGATGGTCCTCGGCAAGATCGGGGCGATTGTGGAAGTGCTCAAGGACCTTTCCAACCGGGCAAACGTAAACCTTGTGTATCTGGGCGTGATTCTGAAAATCGTGGGTATCGCCTACATCGCCGATTTTGGGGCCCAACTCTGCCGGGACGCCGGTGAGGGTGCCCTGGCGGCCAAGATTGAGTTCGCGGCGAAGATCCTGATCCTGGTCCTGGCCATTCCCATTGTGATGGCCGTGTTGGACATCCTGATGAAAATACTGGGTTAG
- the spoIIIAE gene encoding stage III sporulation protein AE: MLRGLCVGLLVILLFGVPGLCWAQAPDAGDDLFHELDLRRVDEAVGVLRAEVDNALPDLDFKSLVASLARGELGYTPGNLAAAIWRYFFKEVLASAALLGKLVVLAVICAVLQNISGAFEKSTTSRMAYTAVYLALITIALGSFVIALNTGREAIENMVVFMHAMLPVMLTLLCAVGGFASAALIHPVIVIVMNAAANVVKNVVFPLIFFSAILGMISHLATGFSLSRLADFLRFVGLGIMGVLTTVFLGVLTIQGVASAVTEGIAFRTAKYASQAFLPIVGKMFSDAMEMIVGSSLLVKNAVGLAGLVLIFLMALFPLLKIIVLVFIYKLAAALVQPLGESRLSECLNTLGNSIVAVFGVVATCALLFFFALALMAGLGNLTVMLR; encoded by the coding sequence TTGTTACGGGGTTTGTGCGTCGGTCTGCTGGTGATTTTACTGTTCGGGGTTCCCGGGCTGTGCTGGGCGCAAGCGCCGGACGCCGGCGACGATCTGTTCCACGAACTCGACCTGCGCCGGGTTGACGAGGCGGTCGGGGTGCTGCGCGCCGAAGTCGACAACGCCCTGCCCGACCTGGACTTCAAGAGCCTGGTGGCCTCCCTGGCGCGCGGCGAACTCGGATACACTCCAGGGAACCTGGCCGCGGCTATCTGGCGGTACTTCTTCAAGGAGGTGCTCGCCAGTGCCGCCCTGTTGGGCAAGCTGGTGGTGCTGGCCGTGATCTGCGCGGTGCTCCAGAACATTTCCGGCGCCTTTGAGAAGTCCACCACCAGCCGAATGGCGTATACCGCGGTCTACCTGGCCCTCATCACCATCGCTCTGGGGTCGTTCGTCATCGCCCTGAATACGGGCCGGGAGGCGATAGAAAACATGGTGGTATTCATGCACGCCATGCTGCCGGTGATGCTGACCTTGTTGTGCGCGGTGGGCGGGTTTGCCTCGGCGGCGCTGATCCACCCGGTGATCGTGATTGTGATGAACGCCGCGGCCAACGTGGTCAAGAACGTGGTTTTTCCCTTGATCTTCTTTTCCGCTATCCTGGGAATGATCAGTCACCTGGCCACCGGGTTCTCCCTCTCCCGGCTGGCCGATTTCCTGCGGTTTGTGGGCCTGGGAATAATGGGCGTGCTGACTACGGTCTTCCTTGGGGTATTGACCATCCAGGGAGTCGCCAGCGCGGTGACCGAGGGCATAGCCTTCCGGACGGCCAAGTACGCCTCCCAGGCCTTCCTGCCGATAGTGGGGAAAATGTTTTCGGACGCGATGGAGATGATCGTCGGGTCGTCCCTGCTGGTGAAAAACGCGGTCGGTCTGGCCGGCCTGGTGCTCATTTTCTTGATGGCGCTTTTCCCCCTGCTCAAGATTATCGTCCTGGTGTTCATCTACAAGCTGGCCGCCGCGCTCGTCCAGCCGCTGGGGGAGTCCAGGCTCTCCGAGTGCCTGAACACCTTGGGCAACAGCATT